From the genome of Lotus japonicus ecotype B-129 chromosome 6, LjGifu_v1.2, one region includes:
- the LOC130726000 gene encoding zinc finger BED domain-containing protein DAYSLEEPER-like — translation MNISPCINPEVEEKSVAGIVPWQSIYKSHQVAQKGRVKGKRKSELDMYLEEAVLPFEEPFDILGWWKQNGLKYPSLQMAARDFLAIPISTVASESTFSTGGRFLTPHRSRLRPDTLEAMICYQNWLWSNLKGSSPSMDMSKMMEYSTTILEDMDVDIEPCGES, via the exons ATGAATATATCTCCATGCATAAACCCTGAAGTGGAAGAAAAAAGTGTTGCTGGAATAGTGCCTTGGCAGTCAATATATAAAAGTCATCAAGTTGCGCAAAAGGGGAGGGTCAAAGGAAAGCGTAAGTCAGAATTAGATATGTATTTAGAAGAAGCGGTTTTGCCTTTTGAAGAACCTTTTGATATATTGGGTTGGTGGAAGCAAAATGGCTTAAAATACCCAAGTTTGCAAATGGCAGCAAGAGATTTCCTAGCAATTCCTATCTCCACTGTTGCTTCGGAGTCTACGTTTAGCACTGGTGGTAGATTTCTCACTCCACATCGAAGTAGATTGCGGCCAGATACTTTGGAAGCAATGATTTGTTACCAAAACTGGCTATGGAGTAATTTGAAAG GTTCTTCGCCATCAATGGATATGAGTAAAATGATGGAGTATTCCACCACAATATTGGAAGATATGGATGTTGACATT GAGCCATGTGGTGAAAGTTAA